The Paenibacillus sp. 481 DNA window AACAGTCATTCAAAATGACGGCGGGACATCCCTCTTTTCATGTTGGAGAAGCAAAAGCTTCGTTCATGCCTGTAGCCTCGCGTCTCAGCTAGACAGTTCCCTGCTTAACTGCTCTTCTGAATCGACTCCAGATGCTCACCGAGTTTGTCCCACGTCTCTGTGATGCCTTGCATCATGCCCATATCCAGCACTTGCTGCAATCCTTCCGGATTTGCATATTCCCCGCGGTTAATCAGCTTTGTCCCGTTCTCTGTTTCGACGAAAGTCAGTGTTACGAGCGTTGAAGGCATAGTGTCCGCTACGTTACCCTCCGCATCGGAGAAATAATCCCTATACACAATCTTCTCTGGAGCGACGATTTCTTGATATACAGCCTTGCCCCATGATTCCATGCCGTAGAAATCACCCTGGTTCTTATCTTCGCACTTCATGCAATAATGCCAAACCCCGCCTACGCGGAAATCAACATGGCATACCGGGATCGTCCAGCCTCTAGGTCCCCACCAATGTTGGAGATGCTCCGCCTGCGTGAACGCCTGGAACACTAACTCGCGCGGAGCGTTGAATTCACGCTCCAGAAAAAGCACATTACCCTCTACCTTAGAAACGATTTGATTTGTCATTTTAACTTCCTCCTCATTATTATTGGTTTGTTCAAATCATTCTGCCACAACGTTCATAATCTCATCCATCATTATGCGCTTAGTCTTGCTGCTCTTTCCGAGTTTCCTTGCCTTGCAGCTTCTCCAAATAGTCCTCAAGACGGTCGAACCGTTCCTCCCAGATTACGCGGTAGTTCTCCAGCCAATCGTCCAGCTCCCGAAAAGGTTCCGGTCGCAGCCTGTAGATTCGGCGATTCGCGTCCGCTTGGGCTTCAACGATGCCAGCTTCACTTAGAACACGCAAATGCTTGGATGCTTGAGGCTGGCGCAGTTGCAGCCGTTCGGCGATTTCCCCTACGGTGAGCGGACGCTCGCGCAACAGTTCAACAATCTGCATACGATTAGGCTCTGCCAAGGCACTCATAACGCTAGCATTCATAGTCATCTTCCGTTCACTTGCTGTAATGGTACTCGTACTTCATTTAATGTTTGTATTTTCTTGTTGAATTAAATATACCATAAAGGGAATATTCCTGTAAAGGAATATTTTAAATGAATTTCGCCGCTAGAATTCGGGGCAGTCGGCAGAGCATTATAAGATAAAACTCCTCATAGTTGATTTTTGTCACAAAAATGACACAATTCATTGAGAACGACTTGGTTAAAGGCACGAAAGCATTTAAAGAAGGCAACATTAAGTACTTGGATACGAACTACTGGTACTTGTCTGGCGGCGGATTTATTTCCGTACAGGAAATGGTGAAACAAATTGCTTCAGTTGTAAAATAAGCATTTAAATAGGTGGCTTGAGAGTGCCACTAAATAAAACGACCTGTCCTCGATTACTAAGGATGTCTAGGGTACTTCCCTAGCTTAGCCTGTAGTTGGGACAGGTCGTTTCTTATTCGGTAAAGGTGAAGGTCAAGATCAAGGCCAAGAGCATGGCAGCGGCGGGTTACTTATTCGTGCTATGCTGCTTGCCAGGCAAATTATTGCCGGGGCTACCCTTGCCGTAGTGCTGTTTATTCTTCTGCGCTTTTTGCTGCGTGTCGTGTACTTTTTCCACAAACTCATGGGTGTCTGACATCGGTGCATCCTCCTTGTGTACGGTGCTTCTTGGTGCGCTTCATTCGCTTATTTTGTCTTTTTGTACAATTGTCTATTCGACTGCGTCCATCCTTACTATCCCCATCCAAATTCCGATTCATGTGCAGCTGGAAGACACGAGACGAATACAACTCGGATACAACACCGACACGACACGGATACGACGCAGATAGGGCATGCTTAGGTACTATTGTTTCAATGTCTCTGTAACAGCGCGGAATGCCGTTATGATTTCATAAGCGTTTCTCGAAAAATTCGGGTCGGTGCTCGCCTTCACGATAACGACTTTTTCCTGCTGATTAATGTAAATGTATTGCCCCCATATGCCTAATGCAAAAAACTCACTTCCGTTATTGTCCTTCGGAATCCACCATTGATACTGGTAGCCAAATGGCTTGCCTTGAACTCCAGGTTGCATATCAGGACGGTCGACGGGTGGCGTTACCGATTCTTTAATCCATTTTTCAGAAATCAATTGCTTGCCGTTCCATTGACCGTTGTTCATATAAATTAAGCCGAACTTTGCATAGTCGCGCAGTGTGGCATTAAATCCGCCCATTACCATGCTCGTATTGTGCAAGTCGGTCATAAAGTAAGCACTTGCTTCCATACCAGCTGGTTTCCAAATCTTATCTTCCAAGTATTTAGCTGGGGTTTGACCTGTAACTTTTTGAATAAGCATACCGAGCACTTGGGTGTTAATGCTCTTGTAGTTGAATATGCCTGGGGTAGATTCACGTTGTAGGGTGAGGATATAGTCCTCATACGATTTTTTCTCGGTCATTAAGTGCGTGTTTAATTTGTTAATGTCTGAGTTGGGATCGGTGTATCGCTCATTAAACTTAATGCCGGTGGACATTTGCAGCACTTGCTTAATCGTAACGCCGTCATAGCCAGTCTGCTTGAGCTGTGGCAAATAATCAGTGACGAGATCATCGACGCTTTTAATTTTGCCTTCATCAATGGCGATGCCGATTAAAGCGGAAGTAACGGACTTAGATACCGACATCGACAGATGACGCGAACAATCGAAGCTACCGTTAAAATATTGTTCATTGACGATTTTTCCGTCTTTAATGACTATAAACCCACTCGTTTCCGTTCGTGTCAGCAGATCTGACAATGGAGTGGTTTTACCTCTGTAGGTATAGGTGAGCTGGCTAATATCTTGTGCTTGTTTTAAAAAGGGGACTTTCTTCGGGCCAACGTCAACGAGCTCATGCGGTGAGGTCGTATTCATGTTGCGGAATAATTCAGAGCGCTTTTCTTTGCTGTACATGAGTGCAACTTTGCTAAAATCATAGTCAGGACTAATATACTGGCTGCAATATAGCGGAATTTCGTAAGGGACAGTAGCAGTGGTCGCAGACTGCGCAAGCGCAAGGCTACCTCCGGAGCCGAGCAGCGTTAAACTAATTGCAACGCTAAGCAATATTTTTTTCATGGATTGTTCTCCTCTCTTTGTTGAAACGCAGAATAGCCTTTCTGTGTAAGCAGATTATTTATATCACATGTTGTTCAAATGGATCGAAAACGTAAAAAAAGGGAATATGTTATGTCGATATATAAATAAAAAGGGACGCCTCGCTGTCATTTTCAATGACTTTCGAGACATCCCCACATGGTTGTTCCCCCATTATACGACCGAGCGGCGGTACCATTTCTTAACGACAACCGCCTGCTGTGGCTGCTGCTGTACCCGTAAAATAGCGGACAAAGCACCTGTCGCGTTCTGCTGGCGCTCCACGAGTGCGCGCTCACTCATGCGCTGAAGCATTTCCGGATGCGCCGCGAAAGCAGCAAGCTGCTCAAGCAGATCTTGGGTATGCTCCGCGCTGCGTGCCAACCCGTTGCGCAGTAAGTAGCGGACGTTGTCGCGCTCCTGCCCGGGCAGCGGCTTATGAACAATAAGCGGCAACCGCTGTGCTAGCGCTTCGGTTGTCGTCACGCCGCCAGACTTCGTTATCATCAAGTCGGACATGGCCATGTACTCATGGATAGGTTCGATATAGCCTTCCACGTGCACGTGCAGCGCAGAGGTGGTCGCCCACTTGCTCAGGCGCTGGCGAAGCTTATCGTTGT harbors:
- a CDS encoding ArsR/SmtB family transcription factor, whose protein sequence is MNASVMSALAEPNRMQIVELLRERPLTVGEIAERLQLRQPQASKHLRVLSEAGIVEAQADANRRIYRLRPEPFRELDDWLENYRVIWEERFDRLEDYLEKLQGKETRKEQQD
- a CDS encoding serine hydrolase domain-containing protein, producing the protein MKKILLSVAISLTLLGSGGSLALAQSATTATVPYEIPLYCSQYISPDYDFSKVALMYSKEKRSELFRNMNTTSPHELVDVGPKKVPFLKQAQDISQLTYTYRGKTTPLSDLLTRTETSGFIVIKDGKIVNEQYFNGSFDCSRHLSMSVSKSVTSALIGIAIDEGKIKSVDDLVTDYLPQLKQTGYDGVTIKQVLQMSTGIKFNERYTDPNSDINKLNTHLMTEKKSYEDYILTLQRESTPGIFNYKSINTQVLGMLIQKVTGQTPAKYLEDKIWKPAGMEASAYFMTDLHNTSMVMGGFNATLRDYAKFGLIYMNNGQWNGKQLISEKWIKESVTPPVDRPDMQPGVQGKPFGYQYQWWIPKDNNGSEFFALGIWGQYIYINQQEKVVIVKASTDPNFSRNAYEIITAFRAVTETLKQ
- a CDS encoding DUF4023 domain-containing protein; translation: MSDTHEFVEKVHDTQQKAQKNKQHYGKGSPGNNLPGKQHSTNK
- a CDS encoding SRPBCC domain-containing protein; translation: MTNQIVSKVEGNVLFLEREFNAPRELVFQAFTQAEHLQHWWGPRGWTIPVCHVDFRVGGVWHYCMKCEDKNQGDFYGMESWGKAVYQEIVAPEKIVYRDYFSDAEGNVADTMPSTLVTLTFVETENGTKLINRGEYANPEGLQQVLDMGMMQGITETWDKLGEHLESIQKSS